A genomic stretch from Pithys albifrons albifrons isolate INPA30051 chromosome 28, PitAlb_v1, whole genome shotgun sequence includes:
- the LOC139683487 gene encoding peptidase inhibitor 16-like has protein sequence MLSSGLPSVLLVLTVLQLSWSLSDEEKKIILNEHNRYRSQVSPPARAMMKMTWDTHLEAVAQSDAENCIWENGNGDYGRNVFAVAPTQNLQDAVKGWNEEKKFYSLVTGKCAPGQMCGNYKQLVWADTEHVGCGAKLCEKIRGIEAQNHRLLVCKYSPLGNKDGQMAYGKGPPCSQCPSGTVCKNKLCEEQKNAAGTPRTCSGLLLFLVSSATLVGLLL, from the exons ATGCTGAGCTCGGGTCTCCCTTCTGTGCTCCTGGTGCTcacagtgctgcagctcagctggtcCCTCAGTGATGAGGAGAAGAAAATCATCTTGAATGAGCACAACAGATACCGCTCCCAGGTCTCTCCTCCTGCCAGGGCTATGATGAAGATG ACCTGGGACACGCATCTGGAGGCCGTTGCTCAGTCAGATGCAGAGAATTGCATCTGGGAGAATGGGAATGGTGATTATGGGCGAAACGTCTTTGCTGTGGCCCCAACCCAGAACCTGCAAGATGCTGTGAAGGGATGGAATGAGGAGAAGAAATTCTACAGCTTGGTAACTGGCAAGTGTGCCCCTGGGCAGATGTGTGGCAACTACAAACAG TTGGTCTGGGCAGACACAGAACATGTTGGCTGTGGGGCAAAGCTTTGTGAGAAGATCAGAGGGATCGAAGCACAGAACCACCGCCTGCTCGTCTGCAAGTATTCTCCTCT GGGTAACAAGGATGGCCAAATGGCCTACGGGAAAGGACCTCCATGTTCACAGTGTCCCAGTGGCACAGTCTGTAAGAACAAGCTGTGTG aagaacagaaaaatgcGGCTGGAACCCCCCGTACCTGCTCGGGGCTTCTGCTCTTCCTCgtctccagtgccaccctggtGGGCCTTCTGCTTTGA
- the LOC139683599 gene encoding proteoglycan 4-like isoform X2: protein MLSSGLPPVLLVLTGLQLSWSLSDEDKKIILDEHNRYRSQVSPPARAMMKMTWDTELETLAQSYAEKCIWDHNKERGRRGENLFAMAPMLELEFAVEDWNGEEKFYNFTTSTCVPGQMCGHYTQVVWGNTQYIGCGAKFCEKIEGIETENMHLLVCNYYPPGNVRGKRPYLEGPPCSQCPEGTVCENNLCELVVEETTPAPVTTKARPSTPTTGLPKPTAKSEPTAPVHPTAKPVHPTAKPVHPTAKPEPTAPVHPTAKPEPTAPVHPTDKPVHPTDKPVHPTAKSEPTAPVHPTDKPVHPTAKPVHPTAKPEPTAKTDPTAPVHPTAEPTHPTAEPVDTTAKPVDTTAKPVSPTAKAVHPTAKGEPTAKPVVTTAKPEPTAKPEPTAKPEPTAPVHTTAKPEPTEPLHPTTKPEITTSVSTTTTAKPEPKVPVHTTAKPPPKTTAPNTTTAKPPPTPTLPTTAKPKPPTPTPITTAKPKPATTLPVTTPAKTNPTMQTSTTPKPTSTTTTTRSTPTTPNPTSTTTTTSSTPTTARPTITTTTAKPEPTTTTTTTKPSPPTTTTTAKPTPPTPEPTTTTTTTKPSPPTTTTTAKPTPTTPEPTTTTTTTKPSPPTTTTTAKPTPTTPEPTTTTTTAKPKPTTAMAKPTPTTPKPTPGVATLKPATATAKPTPSTPTPTTTTAKPTPAATTPAPARTAKPQPKAATTTKPEPERPDATEATGLTPSSEPKLDLDYEASPEADTGEPVSCFTTEDPALLESRGTAFSPKSVPETKKGVKEDREEKSAFSSPPPSLSQDVQDIKLGFNRAERITPPKSVILSPEEPTFLRLTSSSKERKGQSPHFQTSLSGALDTEEIETNSEETNVDQPMSGAPSSCSGLLLLLIPSATLVGLLL, encoded by the exons ATGCTGAGCTCGGGTCTCCCTCCCGTGCTCCTGGTGCTCAcagggctgcagctcagctggtcCCTCAGTGATGAAGACAAGAAGATAATCTTGGATGAGCACAACAGATACCGCTCCCAGGTCTCTCCTCCTGCCAGGGCTATGATGAAGATG ACCTGGGACACGGAGCTGGAGACCCTTGCTCAGTCCTACGCAGAGAAGTGCATCTGGGACCACAACAAGGAGCGGGGTCGGCGCGGGGAAAACCTCTTTGCCATGGCCCCAATGCTGGAACTAGAATTTGCCGTGGAAGACTGGAATGGGGAGGAGAAATTCTACAACTTTACAACATCCACGTGTGTCCCTGGGCAGATGTGTGGCCACTACACCCAG GTGGTCTGGGGAAACACTCAATACATCGGCTGTGGGGCAAAGTTCTGTGAGAAGATCGAAGGAATCGAAACAGAGAACATGCACCTGCTTGTTTGCAACTATTATCCCCC GGGCAACGTGAGAGGGAAAAGGCCATACTTGGAAGGACCTCCATGTTCACAGTGTCCCGAGGGCACAGTCTGTGAGAACAACCTGTGTG AACTCGTTGTAGAAGAGACCACTCCAGCCCCTGTGACAACAAAGGCAAGGCCATCTACCCCAACCACAGGTCTGCCAAAACCCACAGCCAAATCAGAACCCACAGCACCAGTACACCCCACAGCCAAACCAGTACACCCCACAGCCAAACCAGTACACCCCACAGCCAAACCAGAACCCACAGCACCAGTACACCCCACAGCCAAACCAGAACCCACAGCACCAGTACATCCCACAGACAAACCAGTACACCCCACAGACAAACCAGTACATCCCACAGCCAAATCAGAACCCACAGCACCAGTACACCCCACAGACAAACCAGTACACCCCACAGCCAAACCAGTACACCCCACAGCCAAACCAGAACCCACAGCCAAAACAGATCCCACAGCACCAGTACACCCCACAGCTGAACCAACACACCCCACAGCCGAACCAGTAGACACCACAGCCAAACCAGTAGACACCACAGCCAAACCAGTATCTCCCACAGCCAAAGCAGTACACCCcacagccaaaggagaacccACAGCCAAACCAGTAGTCACCACAGCCAAGCCAGAACCAACAGCCAAGCCAGAACCAACAGCCAAGCCAGAACCCACAGCACCAGTACACACCACAGCCAAACCAGAACCCACAGAACCACTACACCCCACAACCAAACCAGAAATCACAACATCAGTGTCCACCACAACCACAGCCAAACCAGAACCCAAAGTACCAGTACACACCACAGCCAAGCCACCACCCAAAACCACAGCTCCAAACACAACCACAGCCAAGCcaccacccacacccacactcCCAACCACAGCCAAGCCCAAACCCCCAACACCAACACCCATCACAACAGCCAAGCCAAAACCTGCCACCACACTCCCAGTGACAACCCCAGCCAAGACAAATCCCACCATGCAAACATCCACCACACCAAAACCCACCTCAACAACCACTACCACCAGGTCAACACCCACCACACCAAACCCCACCTCAACAACCACTACCACCAGCTCAACACCCACCACAGCAAGACCCACCATAACCACTACCACAGCCAAGCCAGAACCCACCACGACCACCACTACCACCAAACCATCACCTCCCACAACTACCACAACAGCCAAACCAACACCCCCCACACCAGAACCCACCACAACCACCACTACCACCAAACCATCACCTCCCACAACTACCACAACAGCCAAACCAACACCCACCACACCAGAACCCACCACAACCACCACTACCACCAAACCATCACCTCCCACAACTACCACAACAGCCAAACCAACACCCACCACACCAGAACCCACCACAACCACTACTACAGCCAAGCCAAAACCAACCACAGCTATGGCCAAGCCCACACCCACCACACCAAAACCCACCCCAGGTGTGGCTACTTTAAAACCTGCTACAGCCACAGCCAAACCAACACCCTCCACACCAACACCTACCACCACTACAGCCAAGCCAACACCTGCTGCTACAACACCAGCACCTGCCAGAACAGCAAAGCCACAGCCAAAAGCTGCCACAACCACAAAGCCAGAACCAGAAAGACCTGATGCTACTGAGGCAACTGGGCTCACTCCTTCCTCTGAGCCCAAGTTAGACCTGGATTATGAAGCATCTCCAGAAGCAGACACTGGAGAGCCTGTTAGCTGCTTCACCACAGAGGATCCAGCCTTGTTAGAAAGCAGGGGCACAGCCTTCAGCCCCAAATCAGTcccagaaacaaagaaaggtgTCAAAgaggacagggaagagaaatcAGCCTTTTCCAGTCCACCTCCATCCCTCAGCCAAGATGTTCAAGACATCAAGTTAGGTTTCAATAGAGCTGAGCGCATAACCCCCCCTAAGTCAGTGATCCTCAGTCCTGAAGAGCCCACCTTCTTACGCTTAACATCATcctccaaagaaagaaaagggcagAGCCCTCATTTCCAGACCTCCCTGTCAG GTGCTCTGGACACTGAGGAAATTGAGACAAACTCGGAAGAGACAAATGTGGATCAGCCCATGTCTGGAGCCCCCAGTTCCTGCTCGGGgcttctgctcctcctcatccccagtgccaccctggtGGGCCTTCTGCTTTGA
- the LOC139683599 gene encoding proteoglycan 4-like isoform X1, translating into MLSSGLPPVLLVLTGLQLSWSLSDEDKKIILDEHNRYRSQVSPPARAMMKMTWDTELETLAQSYAEKCIWDHNKERGRRGENLFAMAPMLELEFAVEDWNGEEKFYNFTTSTCVPGQMCGHYTQVVWGNTQYIGCGAKFCEKIEGIETENMHLLVCNYYPPGNVRGKRPYLEGPPCSQCPEGTVCENNLCELVVEETTPAPVTTKARPSTPTTGLPKPTAKSEPTAPVHPTAKPVHPTAKPVHPTAKPEPTAPVHPTAKPEPTAPVHPTDKPVHPTDKPVHPTAKSEPTAPVHPTDKPVHPTAKPVHPTAKPEPTAKTDPTAPVHPTAEPTHPTAEPVDTTAKPVDTTAKPVSPTAKAVHPTAKGEPTAKPVVTTAKPEPTAKPEPTAKPEPTAPVHTTAKPEPTEPLHPTTKPEITTSVSTTTTAKPEPKVPVHTTAKPPPKTTAPNTTTAKPPPTPTLPTTAKPKPPTPTPITTAKPKPATTLPVTTPAKTNPTMQTSTTPKPTSTTTTTRSTPTTPNPTSTTTTTSSTPTTARPTITTTTAKPEPTTTTTTTKPSPPTTTTTAKPTPPTPEPTTTTTTTKPSPPTTTTTAKPTPTTPEPTTTTTTTKPSPPTTTTTAKPTPTTPEPTTTTTTAKPKPTTAMAKPTPTTPKPTPGVATLKPATATAKPTPSTPTPTTTTAKPTPAATTPAPARTAKPQPKAATTTKPEPERPDATEATGLTPSSEPKLDLDYEASPEADTGEPVSCFTTEDPALLESRGTAFSPKSVPETKKGVKEDREEKSAFSSPPPSLSQDVQDIKLGFNRAERITPPKSVILSPEEPTFLRLTSSSKERKGQSPHFQTSLSAGALDTEEIETNSEETNVDQPMSGAPSSCSGLLLLLIPSATLVGLLL; encoded by the exons ATGCTGAGCTCGGGTCTCCCTCCCGTGCTCCTGGTGCTCAcagggctgcagctcagctggtcCCTCAGTGATGAAGACAAGAAGATAATCTTGGATGAGCACAACAGATACCGCTCCCAGGTCTCTCCTCCTGCCAGGGCTATGATGAAGATG ACCTGGGACACGGAGCTGGAGACCCTTGCTCAGTCCTACGCAGAGAAGTGCATCTGGGACCACAACAAGGAGCGGGGTCGGCGCGGGGAAAACCTCTTTGCCATGGCCCCAATGCTGGAACTAGAATTTGCCGTGGAAGACTGGAATGGGGAGGAGAAATTCTACAACTTTACAACATCCACGTGTGTCCCTGGGCAGATGTGTGGCCACTACACCCAG GTGGTCTGGGGAAACACTCAATACATCGGCTGTGGGGCAAAGTTCTGTGAGAAGATCGAAGGAATCGAAACAGAGAACATGCACCTGCTTGTTTGCAACTATTATCCCCC GGGCAACGTGAGAGGGAAAAGGCCATACTTGGAAGGACCTCCATGTTCACAGTGTCCCGAGGGCACAGTCTGTGAGAACAACCTGTGTG AACTCGTTGTAGAAGAGACCACTCCAGCCCCTGTGACAACAAAGGCAAGGCCATCTACCCCAACCACAGGTCTGCCAAAACCCACAGCCAAATCAGAACCCACAGCACCAGTACACCCCACAGCCAAACCAGTACACCCCACAGCCAAACCAGTACACCCCACAGCCAAACCAGAACCCACAGCACCAGTACACCCCACAGCCAAACCAGAACCCACAGCACCAGTACATCCCACAGACAAACCAGTACACCCCACAGACAAACCAGTACATCCCACAGCCAAATCAGAACCCACAGCACCAGTACACCCCACAGACAAACCAGTACACCCCACAGCCAAACCAGTACACCCCACAGCCAAACCAGAACCCACAGCCAAAACAGATCCCACAGCACCAGTACACCCCACAGCTGAACCAACACACCCCACAGCCGAACCAGTAGACACCACAGCCAAACCAGTAGACACCACAGCCAAACCAGTATCTCCCACAGCCAAAGCAGTACACCCcacagccaaaggagaacccACAGCCAAACCAGTAGTCACCACAGCCAAGCCAGAACCAACAGCCAAGCCAGAACCAACAGCCAAGCCAGAACCCACAGCACCAGTACACACCACAGCCAAACCAGAACCCACAGAACCACTACACCCCACAACCAAACCAGAAATCACAACATCAGTGTCCACCACAACCACAGCCAAACCAGAACCCAAAGTACCAGTACACACCACAGCCAAGCCACCACCCAAAACCACAGCTCCAAACACAACCACAGCCAAGCcaccacccacacccacactcCCAACCACAGCCAAGCCCAAACCCCCAACACCAACACCCATCACAACAGCCAAGCCAAAACCTGCCACCACACTCCCAGTGACAACCCCAGCCAAGACAAATCCCACCATGCAAACATCCACCACACCAAAACCCACCTCAACAACCACTACCACCAGGTCAACACCCACCACACCAAACCCCACCTCAACAACCACTACCACCAGCTCAACACCCACCACAGCAAGACCCACCATAACCACTACCACAGCCAAGCCAGAACCCACCACGACCACCACTACCACCAAACCATCACCTCCCACAACTACCACAACAGCCAAACCAACACCCCCCACACCAGAACCCACCACAACCACCACTACCACCAAACCATCACCTCCCACAACTACCACAACAGCCAAACCAACACCCACCACACCAGAACCCACCACAACCACCACTACCACCAAACCATCACCTCCCACAACTACCACAACAGCCAAACCAACACCCACCACACCAGAACCCACCACAACCACTACTACAGCCAAGCCAAAACCAACCACAGCTATGGCCAAGCCCACACCCACCACACCAAAACCCACCCCAGGTGTGGCTACTTTAAAACCTGCTACAGCCACAGCCAAACCAACACCCTCCACACCAACACCTACCACCACTACAGCCAAGCCAACACCTGCTGCTACAACACCAGCACCTGCCAGAACAGCAAAGCCACAGCCAAAAGCTGCCACAACCACAAAGCCAGAACCAGAAAGACCTGATGCTACTGAGGCAACTGGGCTCACTCCTTCCTCTGAGCCCAAGTTAGACCTGGATTATGAAGCATCTCCAGAAGCAGACACTGGAGAGCCTGTTAGCTGCTTCACCACAGAGGATCCAGCCTTGTTAGAAAGCAGGGGCACAGCCTTCAGCCCCAAATCAGTcccagaaacaaagaaaggtgTCAAAgaggacagggaagagaaatcAGCCTTTTCCAGTCCACCTCCATCCCTCAGCCAAGATGTTCAAGACATCAAGTTAGGTTTCAATAGAGCTGAGCGCATAACCCCCCCTAAGTCAGTGATCCTCAGTCCTGAAGAGCCCACCTTCTTACGCTTAACATCATcctccaaagaaagaaaagggcagAGCCCTCATTTCCAGACCTCCCTGTCAG CAGGTGCTCTGGACACTGAGGAAATTGAGACAAACTCGGAAGAGACAAATGTGGATCAGCCCATGTCTGGAGCCCCCAGTTCCTGCTCGGGgcttctgctcctcctcatccccagtgccaccctggtGGGCCTTCTGCTTTGA
- the C28H6orf89 gene encoding bombesin receptor-activated protein C6orf89 homolog isoform X1: MGRGFSAETMELSANELSIYDKLSETIDLVRQTGHQCGMSEKAIEKFIKQLLERNEPQRGPPRYPLLVALYKALLTLGLVLLTVYFVIQPYNPLPPEAPLSRAQAWGSLLGHIRLLPLPIAKKYMLERCQDWWAAGCRQNTSAPPANCTVCSAVKSLQILTDLGELAKKFQRHQPFLIKTGQHFSSEELKHFQSQDPELAEVITEDNSAELWSCPFGWNKSLILQEFLPESSWQSFPKTVSLESCFLIHHPDLGNKSYSLHSLFAVGSGQLTLSVAPLDTCRGHCETFKVELEAGDLGYVSTDYWTMSFMAKGTEPAVVCDGTAS, encoded by the exons GGGTTTCTCAGCAGAGACCATGGAGCTTTCGGCCAACGAGCTCAGCATCTATGACAAGCTCTCAGAGACCATTGACCTGGTGAGGCAGACTGGCCACCAGTGTGGCATGTCAGAAAAAGCCATTGAGAAGTTCATCAAGCAGCTCCTGGAAAGGAATGAACCCCAAAGGGGCCCTCCACGGTACCCTCTCTTAGTGGCTCTCTACAAG GCCCTGCTCACTCTGGGGTTGGTCCTGCTGACTGTTTACTTCGTGATCCAGCCCTACAACCCTCTGCCTCCTGAAGCTCCGCTCTCCAGAGCCCAGGCCTGGGGCTCCCTCCTGGGCCACATCCgcctgctccctctgcccatTGCCAAGAAGTACATGCTGGAGA GATGCCAAGACTGGTGGGCAGCAGGTTGCAGACAGAACACTTCTGCACCTCCTGCAAACTGCACAGTCTGTTCTGCTGTGAAAAGCCTTCAGATATTGACAGACTTGGGAGAACTAGCAAAGAAGTTCCAGAGGCATCAGCCTTTTCTGATCAAG ACAGGGCAGCATTTCTCCTCTGAAGAACTGAAGCATTTCCAGTCCCAGGATCCAGAACTGGCAGAGGTTATAACAGAAGACAATTCAGCTGAATTGTGGAGCTGCCCATTTGGCTG GAACAAATCTCTGATTCTGCAGGAATTTCTCCCCGAATCCTCTTGGCAGTCCTTCCCCAAGACAGTGTCCCTGGAGAGCTGCTTCCTTATCCACCATCCAGATTTGGGGAATAAG AGCTACAGCCTGCACAGCCTCTTTGCTGTTGGAAGTGGGCAGCTCACCCTGAGTGTGGCACCTCTGGACACGTGCAGAGGACACTGTGAGACGTTCAAGGTGGAGCTGGAAGCTGGGGATTTGG GTTATGTCAGCACAGATTACTGGACAATGAGCTTCATGGCCAAAGGGACAGAGCCAGCAGTGGTTTGTGATGGAACTGCCAGCTAA
- the C28H6orf89 gene encoding bombesin receptor-activated protein C6orf89 homolog isoform X2, whose protein sequence is MELSANELSIYDKLSETIDLVRQTGHQCGMSEKAIEKFIKQLLERNEPQRGPPRYPLLVALYKALLTLGLVLLTVYFVIQPYNPLPPEAPLSRAQAWGSLLGHIRLLPLPIAKKYMLERCQDWWAAGCRQNTSAPPANCTVCSAVKSLQILTDLGELAKKFQRHQPFLIKTGQHFSSEELKHFQSQDPELAEVITEDNSAELWSCPFGWNKSLILQEFLPESSWQSFPKTVSLESCFLIHHPDLGNKSYSLHSLFAVGSGQLTLSVAPLDTCRGHCETFKVELEAGDLGYVSTDYWTMSFMAKGTEPAVVCDGTAS, encoded by the exons ATGGAGCTTTCGGCCAACGAGCTCAGCATCTATGACAAGCTCTCAGAGACCATTGACCTGGTGAGGCAGACTGGCCACCAGTGTGGCATGTCAGAAAAAGCCATTGAGAAGTTCATCAAGCAGCTCCTGGAAAGGAATGAACCCCAAAGGGGCCCTCCACGGTACCCTCTCTTAGTGGCTCTCTACAAG GCCCTGCTCACTCTGGGGTTGGTCCTGCTGACTGTTTACTTCGTGATCCAGCCCTACAACCCTCTGCCTCCTGAAGCTCCGCTCTCCAGAGCCCAGGCCTGGGGCTCCCTCCTGGGCCACATCCgcctgctccctctgcccatTGCCAAGAAGTACATGCTGGAGA GATGCCAAGACTGGTGGGCAGCAGGTTGCAGACAGAACACTTCTGCACCTCCTGCAAACTGCACAGTCTGTTCTGCTGTGAAAAGCCTTCAGATATTGACAGACTTGGGAGAACTAGCAAAGAAGTTCCAGAGGCATCAGCCTTTTCTGATCAAG ACAGGGCAGCATTTCTCCTCTGAAGAACTGAAGCATTTCCAGTCCCAGGATCCAGAACTGGCAGAGGTTATAACAGAAGACAATTCAGCTGAATTGTGGAGCTGCCCATTTGGCTG GAACAAATCTCTGATTCTGCAGGAATTTCTCCCCGAATCCTCTTGGCAGTCCTTCCCCAAGACAGTGTCCCTGGAGAGCTGCTTCCTTATCCACCATCCAGATTTGGGGAATAAG AGCTACAGCCTGCACAGCCTCTTTGCTGTTGGAAGTGGGCAGCTCACCCTGAGTGTGGCACCTCTGGACACGTGCAGAGGACACTGTGAGACGTTCAAGGTGGAGCTGGAAGCTGGGGATTTGG GTTATGTCAGCACAGATTACTGGACAATGAGCTTCATGGCCAAAGGGACAGAGCCAGCAGTGGTTTGTGATGGAACTGCCAGCTAA
- the LOC139683599 gene encoding peptidase inhibitor 16-like isoform X3, giving the protein MLSSGLPPVLLVLTGLQLSWSLSDEDKKIILDEHNRYRSQVSPPARAMMKMTWDTELETLAQSYAEKCIWDHNKERGRRGENLFAMAPMLELEFAVEDWNGEEKFYNFTTSTCVPGQMCGHYTQVVWGNTQYIGCGAKFCEKIEGIETENMHLLVCNYYPPGNVRGKRPYLEGPPCSQCPEGTVCENNLCELVVEETTPAPVTTKARPSTPTTAGALDTEEIETNSEETNVDQPMSGAPSSCSGLLLLLIPSATLVGLLL; this is encoded by the exons ATGCTGAGCTCGGGTCTCCCTCCCGTGCTCCTGGTGCTCAcagggctgcagctcagctggtcCCTCAGTGATGAAGACAAGAAGATAATCTTGGATGAGCACAACAGATACCGCTCCCAGGTCTCTCCTCCTGCCAGGGCTATGATGAAGATG ACCTGGGACACGGAGCTGGAGACCCTTGCTCAGTCCTACGCAGAGAAGTGCATCTGGGACCACAACAAGGAGCGGGGTCGGCGCGGGGAAAACCTCTTTGCCATGGCCCCAATGCTGGAACTAGAATTTGCCGTGGAAGACTGGAATGGGGAGGAGAAATTCTACAACTTTACAACATCCACGTGTGTCCCTGGGCAGATGTGTGGCCACTACACCCAG GTGGTCTGGGGAAACACTCAATACATCGGCTGTGGGGCAAAGTTCTGTGAGAAGATCGAAGGAATCGAAACAGAGAACATGCACCTGCTTGTTTGCAACTATTATCCCCC GGGCAACGTGAGAGGGAAAAGGCCATACTTGGAAGGACCTCCATGTTCACAGTGTCCCGAGGGCACAGTCTGTGAGAACAACCTGTGTG AACTCGTTGTAGAAGAGACCACTCCAGCCCCTGTGACAACAAAGGCAAGGCCATCTACCCCAACCACAG CAGGTGCTCTGGACACTGAGGAAATTGAGACAAACTCGGAAGAGACAAATGTGGATCAGCCCATGTCTGGAGCCCCCAGTTCCTGCTCGGGgcttctgctcctcctcatccccagtgccaccctggtGGGCCTTCTGCTTTGA
- the C28H6orf89 gene encoding bombesin receptor-activated protein C6orf89 homolog isoform X3, translating into MSYWLGLVVFSFPTTVFKNSILNSVFIRAEAYPVSNLIISFLHIPFPLLLTPQAFSASRVPFPVEISAVLRSRTEITLLGCQDWWAAGCRQNTSAPPANCTVCSAVKSLQILTDLGELAKKFQRHQPFLIKTGQHFSSEELKHFQSQDPELAEVITEDNSAELWSCPFGWNKSLILQEFLPESSWQSFPKTVSLESCFLIHHPDLGNKSYSLHSLFAVGSGQLTLSVAPLDTCRGHCETFKVELEAGDLGYVSTDYWTMSFMAKGTEPAVVCDGTAS; encoded by the exons ATGAGTTACTGGCTTGGCCTCgtggttttctcttttcctaccactgtgtttaaaaatagcatcctgaATTCTGTCTTCATTAGGGCTGAAGCATATCCTGTTTCTAACTTGATAATTTCATTCTTGCACATTCCCTTTCCCTTGCTTTTAACACCTCAGGCTTTTTCTGCCTCAAGAGTTCCCTTTCCTGTAGAAATCTCTGCAGTTTTGAGAAGCAGAACTGAGATAACTTTGCTGG GATGCCAAGACTGGTGGGCAGCAGGTTGCAGACAGAACACTTCTGCACCTCCTGCAAACTGCACAGTCTGTTCTGCTGTGAAAAGCCTTCAGATATTGACAGACTTGGGAGAACTAGCAAAGAAGTTCCAGAGGCATCAGCCTTTTCTGATCAAG ACAGGGCAGCATTTCTCCTCTGAAGAACTGAAGCATTTCCAGTCCCAGGATCCAGAACTGGCAGAGGTTATAACAGAAGACAATTCAGCTGAATTGTGGAGCTGCCCATTTGGCTG GAACAAATCTCTGATTCTGCAGGAATTTCTCCCCGAATCCTCTTGGCAGTCCTTCCCCAAGACAGTGTCCCTGGAGAGCTGCTTCCTTATCCACCATCCAGATTTGGGGAATAAG AGCTACAGCCTGCACAGCCTCTTTGCTGTTGGAAGTGGGCAGCTCACCCTGAGTGTGGCACCTCTGGACACGTGCAGAGGACACTGTGAGACGTTCAAGGTGGAGCTGGAAGCTGGGGATTTGG GTTATGTCAGCACAGATTACTGGACAATGAGCTTCATGGCCAAAGGGACAGAGCCAGCAGTGGTTTGTGATGGAACTGCCAGCTAA